In the Bacillus amyloliquefaciens DSM 7 = ATCC 23350 genome, CCCATACGATCACATGCTTGCTGTGATAAATATCAAGCGGTCCATGCCCGTAAGAGCGCCCGAAATCCCAGCGCTGCGCTTCAATTCCGGAACCCCAGCAAATACTTCCCGCAATCTCCGTCACACCGCCGTATCCATTGAAAAAACGCTGGTCGAGCGCCTTCAAAAGACCGTTATTTGCGTAGTCATGACTGTGCAGCACAGCGGCAGTGCCAAACGTTTCCTTAATCACCGCCATTTTTTCAGCAATTTCATCCAACGCCTGTTCCCAGGAAATGCGGACAAATTCGCCGTCTATCTTTTTCAAAGGATAACGAAGCCGTTCCGGAGCATTCGTTTTCGTCTCCAGCATTCTGCCCCGGCCGCAAATTTTTCCTTCTGTAATGGGGTGATTCGGGTCTCCGTCTACTTTCGTCACCTTCCCATCTTCAACTGTCACCAAAAAGCCGCAGCTGTCCCAGCAATTCAGCGGGCACGCTGACTGATGCACTTTGCTCATCGGGCCTCTTCCTCTCCTCTATATGAAAAAGCATGAGCGCCAGCCTTTATGATGTAGGCTCCTCATGCTTGACGAGTACTTTTTTCAGCTTTCTCTCAAAATCTCTTCTCGGAATCATGACACTGTGGGAACACCCCGTACATTTGATCCGAATATCCATTCCCATCCGAATGATTTTCCACCTGTTTTCACCGCAAGGGTGCGGTTTCTTCATTTCAACAATATCATTCAGGCCAAAGTCTTTATCCGCCAAGACCCTTCACCTCTCTTCATAGACTGCTTTATTTATTGTACAAAAAAAGACAG is a window encoding:
- a CDS encoding DUF951 domain-containing protein — encoded protein: MADKDFGLNDIVEMKKPHPCGENRWKIIRMGMDIRIKCTGCSHSVMIPRRDFERKLKKVLVKHEEPTS